A window of the Podospora bellae-mahoneyi strain CBS 112042 chromosome 6, whole genome shotgun sequence genome harbors these coding sequences:
- the mug81 gene encoding putative steryl acetyl hydrolase mug81 (EggNog:ENOG503NYFN; COG:A) has translation MTTPSLSLEEWRAQVSAMKSAVASANLKPSPPTNSDNEGDWTDDEIEPRHPRNGDIWDFISDDDDDLLSDSDDSEDISSGGDDQFSGRPSSSETVYDLNWLAAKCQNHPSGLDGQALEGQILEILTAGKRSEEEVQSQLTDLIGFDDLDFVVELSLHRGEVVAAAASERSGTRLLTKAQRQEQLRERDRLHKGRKLQQAREKEEEYPHVYKQYHGGNTLSHSGHKYKLPPNSQRLEFEKHEEYVIPAGRAGTLWPGHRLVSIKELDGLCRGTFRGYESLNRMQSLVYPVAYKTGENMLICAPTGAGKTDAAMLTVLQTVGQYLTPSPGEVHDASEFGVDLAEFKIVYVAPMKALAAEITEKLGKRLAWLGVRVREYTGDMHLTKREVVETQVIVTTPEKWDVVTRKGTGDTELVQKVRLLIIDEVHMLHDERGAVLESLVARTQRQVESTQSLIRIVGLSATLPNYVDVADFLGVNKQRGLFYFDSSFRPVPLEQHFLGVKGKAGTRQSRDNIDEVAFEKVREMLEQGHQVMVFVHSRRDTQATAKMLYEKATDQACVGLFDPSGSEKFEAAMRDVKQTKAREIRDLVPKGLGIHHAGMARSDRNLMERLFGEGVIKVLCCTATLAWGVNLPAAAVVIKGTQVYSAQEGKFVDLGILDVLQIFGRAGRPQFEDTGIGMICTTHDRLAHYLTAVTDQLPIESKFSAKLVDNLNAEIALGTVTSINDAVKWIGYSYLFVRMRRNPMAYGIDWSEYSDDPQLVQRRRKLAIQAARTLRQSQMIIFNETTEELRSKDIGRIASQYYIQHTSIQIFNSLMKWDSAEKDILMMIAMSGEFDNIQSRNNEADELSRMKANQHFIPYEIKGGIDTPQTKTNILLQAYISRLQPEDFALTNDLNYVAQQAGRICRALFMIALNRRWGYQCLVLLTMAKSIEKRIWAFQHPFHQFDLPKPVLNSLDAKEALSIESMREMEPAEIGNLVNNFKTGHKIAKLLDNFPTLSIEAEIAPLNRDVLRIRLFVTPDFRWNDYLHGTSESYYIWVENSETSEIYHHEFFILSRRRLHDDHELNFTIPLSDPLPNQIYVRAVSDRWLGAETVTAVSFQHLIRPDTESVYTDLLNLQPLPVSALKNPALEELYAQRFRYFNPMQTQLFHTLYHRPVNVLLGSPTGSGKTVAAELAMWWAFRERPGSKVVYIAPMKALVRERVKDWGDRLAKPLGLRLVELTGDNTPDTRTIQDADIIITTPEKWDGISRSWQTRGYVRKVSLVVIDEIHLLAGDRGPILEIIVSRMNYIAASTKNAVRLLGMSTACANATDLGNWLGVKGEEGLFNFRHSVRPVPLELYIDGFPEVRGFCPLMQSMNRPTFLAILNHSPEKPVIVFVPSRRQTRLTAKDLINLCGMEDNPRRFLSMDEDDLQGILSRVKDEALKEAISFGIGLHHAGLVEGDRQIAEELFLNNKIQILIATSTLAWGVNLPAHLVVVKGTQFYDAKIEAYKDMDLTDVLQMLGRAGRPQFDSSGVARIFTQDSKKDFYKHFLHTGFPVESSLHTVLDNHLCAEICAETIITKQDALDYLTWTFFFRRLHKNPSYYGLEISAEEHNTTTAQQLANEFMISMVDSSLHELTVSKCVEVYPNGDVDPTPLGKIMSYYYLSHKTIRQLVKKAKPQAAFIDVLSWMSIATEYDELPVRHNEDLINAELSKNLPFPGTAFGLPMWDPHVKAFLLLQAHMSGITLPITDYVGDQTSVLDQSVRIIQAGIDVMAELGYLSSLKSFASLLQAVKGGIWPDEDPVSLLPGVSLPANNKRKPTPLRDIARISRNQNQLDRLARELHVPSSAIAKFKKAAACLPDVNVSVDDVRNTSLTVTLRRKNPITEREGRIYAPKYPKPQTEGYFVIVGDLATDEVVAVKRVGWSERQARDKNGKRNPVEIGDRPTARAVIKLPECEGKRRYDVLVVSDGYVGVEWGVKADVPGKPVVDVDVGGKEKGKMPQGQEGEMS, from the coding sequence ATGACGACTCCATCCCTCAGCCTAGAAGAATGGCGCGCCCAGGTCTCAGCCATGAAATCAGCCGTCGCCTCGGCCAACCtcaaaccatcacccccgaCTAACAGCGATAACGAAGGCGACTGGACAGACGACGAGATTGAGCCCCGGCACCCCAGAAACGGGGACATCTGGGACTTTATctcggacgacgacgacgacctcctcTCCGACAGTGATGACTCTGAGGACATCTCCAGCGGTGGTGACGACCAGTTCAGCGGCCGGCCTTCCAGTTCGGAAACGGTTTACGACTTGAACTGGTTGGCGGCGAAatgccaaaaccacccctccgGTCTTGACGGCCAAGCATTAGAGGGGCAGATTCTGGAAATTTTGACAGCGGGAAAGAggtcggaagaggaggtgcaAAGCCAACTGACTGACCTGATCGGTTTTGACGACTTGGACTTTGTGGTCGAGTTGTCTCTGCACaggggcgaggttgttgccgctgctgcctcAGAGAGGTCTGGCACCCGGTTGCTGACAAAAGCTCAGAGGCAGGAGCAGTTACGGGAAAGGGATCGGTTGCATAAGGGCCGAAAGTTGCAACAGGCacgggaaaaggaggaggagtaccCCCACGTTTACAAACAATACCATGGTGGAAACACGCTGTCGCACAGCGGGCACAAGTACAAGCTCCCGCCCAACAGTCAGAGGTTGGAGTTTGAAAAGCACGAGGAGTATGTCATCCCCGCGGGGCGGGCGGGGACGCTGTGGCCGGGGCACAGGCTTGTCAGCatcaaggagctggatgggCTTTGCCGGGGGACGTTTAGGGGGTATGAGAGTCTGAATCGGATGCAGAGCTTGGTTTACCCGGTTGCGTACAAGACGGGGGAGAACATGCTGATCTGTGCGCCGACGGGGGCGGGGAAGACGGATGCTGCGATGTTGACTGTGCTGCAGACGGTGGGGCAGTATCTGACGCCGAGTCCTGGGGAGGTTCATGACGCGAGCgagtttggggttgatcTGGCAGAGTTCAAGATTGTGTATGTCGCGCCGATGAAGGCGCTGGCGGCCGAAATTACGGAGaagttggggaagaggttggctTGGTTGGGGGTCAGGGTGAGGGAGTACACGGGTGATATGCACCTgacgaagagggaggtggtggagacgcAGGTTATTGTTACGACGCCGGAGAAGTGGGACGTGGTTACACGAAAAGGGACGGGGGATACCGAGTTGGTGCAGAAGGTCAGGTTGTTGATCATTGATGAGGTGCATATGCTTCATGATGAGAGGGGTGCGGTGTTGGAGAGTCTGGTGGCGAGGACGCAGAGGCAGGTGGAGAGCACGCAGAGCTTGATTCGTATTGTTGGGTTGAGTGCCACGCTGCCGAATTATGTGGACGTGGCCGACTTTTTGGGCGTGAACAAGcagagggggttgttttaTTTTGATTCGAGCTTCAGGCCGGTGCCGTTAGAGCAGCACTTTTTGGGcgtgaaggggaaggcggggACGAGGCAGTCGAGAGACAACATTGACGAGGTGGCGTttgagaaggtgagggagatgctgGAACAGGGGCATCAAGTCATGGTCTTTGTCCATTCGAGGAGGGACACGCAGGCGACGGCCAAGATGCTGTATGAGAAGGCTACGGACCAGGCTTGTGTCGGGTTGTTTGATCCGAGTGGGAGTGAGAAGTTTgaggcggcgatgagggaTGTGAAGCAgacgaaggcgagggagattaGGGACTTGGTGCCAAAGGGGCTGGGCATTCACCATGCGGGTATGGCGAGGTCGGACCGGAACTTGATGGAGAggctgtttggggagggtgtgATCAAGGTCTTGTGCTGTACGGCAACGTTGGCGTGGGGCGTCAAcctgccggcggcggcggttgtcATCAAGGGGACCCAGGTCTACAGTGCCCAGGAGGGCAAGTTTGTGGACCTGGGCATTCTGGATGTGCTGCAGATCTTTGGTCGTGCTGGTCGTCCCCAGTTTGAGGATACTGGTATTGGCATGATCTGCACGACGCACGACAGGCTGGCTCATTACCTCACTGCCGTGACCGACCAGCTACCGATCGAGTCCAAGTTCTCGGCCAAGTTGGTGGACAACTTGAATGCTGAGATTGCGCTGGGCACCGTCACCTCGATCAACGATGCCGTCAAGTGGATCGGTTACTCGTATCTGTTTGtgcggatgaggaggaaccCGATGGCCTATGGTATCGACTGGTCCGAGTACAGCGACGACCCTCAACTGGTCCAAAGACGACGCAAGCTGGCCATTCAAGCTGCCCGGACGCTTCGGCAAAGTCAGATGATCATCTTCAACGAGACGACCGAGGAGCTGCGCAGCAAGGACATCGGCCGTATTGCCAGCCAATACTACATTCAACACACCAGCATCCAAATCTTCAACTCGCTGATGAAGTGGGACTCGGCCGAGAAGGACATCCTCATGATGATTGCCATGTCTGGCGAGTTTGACAACATTCAGTCGAGAAACAACGAGGCCGACGAGCTGTCGCGGATGAAGGCGAACCAGCACTTTATCCCATACGAGATCAAGGGCGGCATTGACACACCGCAGACAAAGACCAATATCCTGCTGCAGGCATACATCTCAAGGCTCCAGCCAGAGGACTTTGCGCTGACAAACGACTTGAATTATGTTGCTCAGCAGGCCGGCCGTATCTGCCGGGCTCTGTTCATGATTGCGCTGAACAGGAGATGGGGGTACCAGTGCTTGGTTCTGTTGACCATGGCCAAGTCGATTGAGAAGCGGATTTGGGCTTTCCAGCATCCGTTCCACCAGTTCGATCTCCCCAAGCCGGTTCTGAACAGCCTGGATGCGAAGGAGGCTTTGTCGATTGAGTCGATGCGCGAGATGGAGCCGGCCGAGATTGGGAATCTGGTCAATAACTTCAAGACGGGCCACAAAATTGCCAAGTTACTTGACAACTTCCCCACCTTGAGCATTGAGGCCGAGATTGCGCCCTTGAACCGGGATGTCTTGAGAATCAGGCTGTTTGTCACTCCTGATTTCCGCTGGAATGATTACCTTCATGGGACCTCGGAGTCGTACTACATCTGGGTTGAGAACTCGGAGACGTCTGAGATCTATCATCATGAGTTCTTCATCCTTAGTAGGAGGAGGTTGCATGATGATCATGAGCTCAACTTTACGATTCCGCTGAGCGATCCGCTGCCGAATCAGATTTACGTCAGGGCGGTGTCTGACCGATGGCTTGGTGCTGAGACGGTCACTGCTGTTTCTTTCCAGCATCTCATCAGGCCGGACACCGAGAGCGTGTACACGGATCTCCTGAACCTTCAGCCTCTGCCTGTTTCGGCTCTCAAGAACCCGGCCCTGGAGGAGCTGTACGCCCAGCGCTTCCGGTACTTCAACCCCATGCAGACGCAGTTGTTCCACACGCTATACCACCGACCAGTCAACGTTCTGCTGGGTTCGCCAACAGGCAGCGGCAAGACTGTGGCTGCCGAACTGGCCATGTGGTGGGCTTTCCGGGAGCGTCCTGGGTCAAAGGTGGTTTACATCGCTCCCATGAAGGCCCTCGTCCGCGAGCGTGTCAAGGACTGGGGCGACCGCCTTGCCAAACCATTGGGGCTGAGGCTGGTAGAGTTGACGGGTGACAATACTCCCGACACCCGGACCATTCAAGACGctgatatcatcatcaccactcccgAGAAGTGGGATGGCATCTCGCGTAGTTGGCAGACGAGAGGATACGTCCGCAAGGTTAGTCTGGTCGTTATTGACGAGATTCATCTGCTGGCTGGTGACCGTGGTCCTATTTTGGAGATTATCGTGTCGCGCATGAACTACATCGCTGCGTCGACAAAGAATGCCGTCAGGCTGTTGGGCATGTCGACTGCTTGCGCCAATGCGACTGACTTGGGGAACTGGCTAGGTgtgaaaggggaggaggggctgttCAACTTTAGGCACTCGGTTCGTCCAGTGCCGCTGGAGTTGTATATCGATGGGTTCCCAGAGGTTAGAGGCTTCTGTCCGCTGATGCAGTCTATGAACCGGCCTACTTTCCTGGCTATCTTGAATCATAGTCCGGAGAAGCCCGTTATCGTCTTTGTGCCGTCCCGTCGGCAGACGAGGTTGACGGCCAAGGATCTGATCAATCTGTGCGGTATGGAGGATAACCCGAGACGGTTCTTGAGCATGGACGAAGATGACTTGCAGGGTATCTTGTCTCGGGTCAAGGACGAGGCTCTCAAGGAGGCCATCAGCTTTGGAATTGGTCTGCATCATGCCGGTCTGGTGGAGGGTGACAGGCAGATCGCCGAGGAGCtgttcctcaacaacaagatccAGATCTTGATCGCGACGAGCACGCTAGCTTGGGGTGTCAACTTGCCAGCTCACTTAGTCGTGGTCAAGGGAACGCAGTTCTACGACGCCAAGATTGAGGCGTACAAGGACATGGACTTGACGGATGTGCTGCAGATGTTGGGTCGTGCTGGTCGCCCGCAGTTCGACAGCTCTGGTGTTGCTCGCATCTTTACGCAAGACTCCAAGAAGGACTTTTACAAGCACTTCTTGCACACCGGCTTCCCGGTTGAGTCGTCGCTGCACACGGTGCTGGACAACCATTTGTGTGCTGAGATTTGCGCCGAGACgatcatcaccaagcagGATGCGTTGGACTACCTGACGTGGACGTTTTTCTTCAGACGCTTGCACAAGAATCCGTCGTATTATGGGCTGGAGATCTCTGCCGAGGAGCACAACACCACTACGGCTCAGCAGCTGGCCAACGAGTTTATGATCTCCATGGTGGACTCTTCGCTTCATGAGCTGACAGTATCAAAGTGCGTGGAGGTTTACCCTAACGGGGATGTCGACCCTACACCCCTAGGCAAGATCATGTCCTACTACTACCTCTCCCACAAAACCATCCGCCAGCTCGTCAAGAAAGCCAAACCCCAAGCCGCCTTCATCGACGTCCTGTCATGGATGTCCATCGCGACCGAATACGACGAACTCCCCGTCCGGCACAACGAAGacctcatcaacgccgaGCTATCCAAgaacctccccttcccaggGACAGCCTTCGGTCTGCCCATGTGGGATCCCCATGTCAAGGCTTTTTTGCTGTTGCAAGCTCACATGTCGGGGATTACGCTGCCGATTACCGATTACGTCGGTGATCAGACTTCGGTATTGGATCAGTCAGTTCGTATCATCCAAGCCGGCATCGACGTCATGGCCGAACTGGGTTacctctcctctctcaaaTCGTTTGCTTCCCTCCTCCAGGCAGTAAAGGGTGGCATCTGGCCTGACGAGGACCCCGTCTCCTTGCTACCGGGAGTCTCCCTCCCTGCAAACAACAAGCGCAAACCCACGCCGTTGCGGGACATCGCGAGGATATCCCGCAACCAGAACCAACTCGATCGTCTTGCTCGCGAGCTTCACGTCCCGAGTTCTGCAATCGCCAAGTTCAAAAAAGCGGCGGCTTGCCTGCCTGATGTGAATGTCAGTGTCGACGATGTGAGAAACACGTCTTTGACCGTCACCTTGAGGCGTAAGAACCCCATCAcggaaagggaggggaggatctACGCGCCAAAGTATCCCAAGCCACAGACAGAGGGGTATTTTGTTATTGTTGGGGATTTGGCCACggacgaggtggtggctgtcaagagggtgggttggagTGAACGGCAGGCTAGAGACAAAAATGGGAAGAGAAACCCCGTTGAGATTGGGGACAGGCCGACGGCGAGAGCGGTGATCAAGTTGCCTGAGTGTGAGGGCAAGAGGAGGTAtgatgttttggtggtgagtgatGGGTATGTGGGTGTGGAGTGGGGGGTTAAGGCTGATGTGCCGGGGaagccggtggtggatgtcgatgtcggggggaaggagaaagGGAAGATGCCTCAGGGGCAGGAAGGGGAGATGAGTTGA
- the ERG1 gene encoding Squalene epoxidase (BUSCO:EOG09261M4S; COG:I; EggNog:ENOG503NUIZ): protein MASKPKSALDHERTRREQHHEADIVVIGAGVFGCAAAFSFANQGRSVILLERWLHEPDRIVGELLQPGGVAALKKLGLAKCLEGIDAIPCYGYHVLYRGDDVAIPYPTVSPEGNVVVTRGEKRDRRGPEGRAFHHGRFIMQLRKACHEHPNITVFETEVTDLVQKGGEVLGVKTRTTTDKEKNLRKEEAFFAPLTIVADGYASKFRQPLLNKTPIVKSKFYALELIDCDFPPQYYGHVCIGDASVVLLYQIGTRETRALIDVPLDCAAASPQNGGVRGYIQNVVLPALPKSVQPSVVKALADGKIPKSMPNSWLPPTKQTTTPGVLVLGDAHNMRHPLTGGGMTVAFNDVVVLSYLLSPEQIPNLSDHGAVSSAMSTFHYRRKSLTSIINVLAQALYSLFAANDWQLRALQRGCFRYFQMGRTDEPVALMGGMMQRPLVLARHFFTVAFLAIWMNTVELCGGNVVLGAVMLPLAVVQAVMILWKACVVFLPVFGTELW, encoded by the coding sequence atggcctCCAAACCAAAATCCGCCCTCGACCACGAGCGCACCCGCCGCGAGCAACACCACGAAGCAgacatcgtcgtcatcggcgCCGGCGTCTTCGGCTGCGCAGCCGCGTTCTCTTTCGCAAACCAAGGCCGCtccgtcatcctcctcgagcgcTGGCTCCACGAGCCCGACCGCATCGTAGGCGAACTCCTCCAGCCGGGCGGTGTAGCCGCCCTCAAGAAACTCGGCCTGGCGAAATGCCTGGAGGGCATCGATGCTATCCCTTGCTACGGCTACCACGTCTTGTACCGCGGTGATGACGTCGCGATCCCATACCCTACTGTCTCGCCGGAGGGAAACGTCGTGGTGACAagaggggagaagagagacAGGAGAGGGCCAGAGGGGAGGGCGTTTCACCACGGGAGGTTCATCATGCAGCTGAGGAAGGCGTGTCATGAACATCCGAATATCACTGTTTTCGAAACAGAGGTGACAGATCTCGTCcaaaagggaggggaggtacTAGGTgtgaagacgaggacgacaacagacaaggagaagaaccTCAGGAAGGAAGAGGCCTTCTTTGCTCCCTTGACCATCGTGGCGGATGGTTACGCCAGCAAGTTCAGACAACCGCTTCTGAACAAGACCCCCATCGTCAAGTCAAAGTTTTATGCGTTGGAGTTGATCGACTGTGATTTTCCCCCGCAATACTACGGCCACGTCTGCATCGGGGACGCGTCGGTCGTCCTGCTCTACCAAATCGGCACTCGCGAAACCAGGGCTTTGATCGACGTTCCACTCGACTGCGCGGCTGCCTCCCCTCAGAACGGGGGAGTGAGGGGATACATCCAAAACGTCGTTTTGCCTGCCCTCCCTAAATCAGTCCAACCCTCCGTTGTCAAGGCGCTCGCCGACGGGAAGATTCCGAAATCAATGCCAAACAGCTGGCTCCCGCCCACGAAACAGACAACCACCCCTGGCGTTTTAGTCCTGGGAGACGCGCACAATATGCGCCACCCCTTGACGGGGGGAGGCATGACTGTCGCGTTCAACGACGTGGTTGTCTTGTCGTATCTGCTCTCCCCGGAGCAAATCCCTAACCTGTCTGATCACGGAGCGGTGTCGTCGGCAATGAGCACGTTTCACTACCGCCGGAAGAGCCTGACGAGCATTATCAATGTTTTGGCGCAGGCGTTGTACAGCCTGTTTGCGGCGAATGATTGGCAGCTGAGGGCGCTGCAGAGGGGGTGTTTTCGGTATTTTCAGATGGGTAGGACGGACGAGCCGGTTGCGCtgatgggagggatgatGCAGAGGCCGTTGGTGCTGGCTAGGCATTTTTTTACCGTGGCGTTTTTGGCGATCTGGATGAACACTGTTGAATTGTGCGGGGGGAatgtggttttgggggcggtgatgttgccgCTGGCGGTTGTTCAGGCGGTGATGATTTTGTGGAAGGCTTGCGTGGTGTTTTTGCCGGTTTTTGGGACGGAGTTGTGgtaa
- a CDS encoding hypothetical protein (EggNog:ENOG503P27W; COG:S), which translates to MPPNLPVPSKAALTALQGLVVGTTCTIAIIAEDRRRRINSALRIVENGERLKSCRQYRPGGGRTRLRVLQERAVQVDEEPVVLSPADGGGRCGGACLEKQEKRDAGVEGEVGGGRVAEPPELDPFAEFNAAAWRDGREKGVKRSVAVPEWYREHQASVKARSFRDISSIQRKATTGAGVPDVPTNTVSTTQLEGKTAGQNTDPTASLSWLNTVQSLQFPSTIKILRLIQEACISKNATRLGHVVQFVLENSESAITGQPGWLSGTALLCRTCQEAGMLEEAGNVLARVLRSGKINEIDYYAFEPSSLIRSLLAHAETLKSNQDARLRILDLAAVVYRPKIADRTPVVDPSLHETGRRLLEARFAAGHLINGREIYRRCHGYALRMGDATPEFTHWYLTKLAEQHSYKMAIQIFRFNYANCMPDSVSLYDIARLAVDCVEKAHNHRADDVLHTLRKLYRGIDFKMPSELATRLLVAHWRRNKDFGGTQRLFDTLGEEAGIEKEVLYPDALYRVMVEISLEAGEEALAEWYFEKSAADGFVVFEDVRMLGVFARHYAAGGDWEAVRAIFERMKVEEDDPEGMKNYSQAFVPVLKAYADGHTVEETDGFLRGYVEGLGVPLNNYIFSVMGAKYAKGRDVGRMVEWLEYCAGLGFEVDAAFSNVILTVLRREWKMPFRDLRTLYRKLRLLSPKFADRYTETVMVRAALGDGSGGRATRGRLLSLRVERNILPHKGKCADARELALVMKEHLTYGHPRVALRMYRVSRHEGMDVSHGTLRLAVQAQLQAEPDSYQDAYELVRDAQDNGLETEGIINYIVGWKIRNLFTDMKRERKAWHPSRMLMVVQDSLRGIEELGINPTDTALHQAARICLTMRFYSGAIVYAAHAAKAKGESPCYNLANFGIILSAATKLLDVARLKLAIGRALSSSYKEDTACLNMLKTAFTYVKRFEPNPESTTAKSKQEQAYEVLEKAIKAIVEAREILRVDAARLGTDALRVMKESALAAGYPPVDFDEIPWLNSTYGKGGRIESGDGSHLVLTQAVRVGKGGRAVVQYIYTKHIALSGGFWELGDSKKGNKCNMKSLTNMIIFE; encoded by the exons ATGCCGCCGAATCTACCTGTGCCCTCCAAGGCTGCCCTGACGGCGCTCCAAGGGCTTGTTGTGGGCACGACCTGCACCATTGCGATTATTGCCGAGGATCGGAGGCGGAGGATAAACAGCGCGCTGAGGATTGTGGAGAACGGGGAGAGGCTCAAGAGCTGTCGGCAGTACAggccgggaggggggaggacgaggttgagggtgttgcAGGAGCGGGCTGTgcaggttgatgaggagccGGTTGTGCTTTCGCCTGcggatgggggggggaggtgtggagGGGCTTGTttggagaagcaggagaagagagatGCTGGGGtagagggtgaggtgggagggggaagggtggcTGAACCGCCGGAATTGGACCCTTTTGCCGAGTTTAATGCTGCTGCGTGGCGGGATGGGCGGGAGAAGGGAGTGAAGAGGTCGGTGGCGGTTCCGGAATGGTATAGGGAGCATCAGGCTTCTGTGAAGGCGAGGTCTTTTCGGGATATCTCCTCCATTCAGAGGAAGGCTACCACCGGCGCAGGTGTTCCTGATGTGCCCACCAACACAGTATCGACGACACAGCTTGAAGGAAAGACGGCTGGACAGAATACCGACCCAACCGCTTCCCTCTCGTGGCTCAACACCGTCCAGTCCCTTCAATTCCCTTCGACAATAAAGATCCTAAGGTTAATCCAGGAGGCCTGCATCTCCAAAAACGCAACCCGGCTCGGCCACGTCGTTCAATTCGTCCTAGAAAACTCCGAAAGCGCCATCACAGGACAACCAGGCTGGTTATCcggcaccgccctcctctGCAGAACCTGCCAAGAAGCAGGCATGCTCGAAGAAGCAGGCAACGTCCTCGCACGAGTCCTGCGAAGCGGAAAAATCAACGAAATCGATTACTACGCCTTTGAAccatcctccctcatccGCTCCCTCCTGGCCCACGCCGAAACCCTCAAATCCAACCAAGACGCCCGCCTGCGcatcctcgacctcgccGCGGTGGTCTACCGTCCCAAAATTGCGGACCGAACCCCCGTGGTTGACCCCAGCCTCCACGAAACCGGCCGGAGGCTGCTTGAAGCGAGATTCGCGGCTGGccacctcatcaacggcCGAGAAATTTATCGGCGGTGCCATGGTTATGCCCTCCGTATGGGGGACGCAACTCCCGAGTTCACGCATTGGTATTTGACCAAACTGGCCGAGCAACACAGCTACAAGATGGCGATCCAGATATTCCGGTTCAATTACGCAAACTGCATGCCGGACTCGGTGTCGCTGTATGACATCGCCAGGCTGGCGGTCGATTGCGTTGAAAAGGCGCACAACCACCGGGCAGATGATGTGCTGCACACGCTGAGAAAACTGTACAGGGGTATCGACTTTAAGATGCCGTCCGAGCTGGCTACGAGGTTGCTGGTGGCGCACTGGAGGAGGAATAAGGATTTTGGCGGGACTCAGAGGCTATTTGATACccttggggaggaggcgggcatcgagaaggaggtgCTCTACCCTGACGCGCTGTACCGGGTCATGGTGGAGATTTCTctcgaggctggggaggaggcgttggcGGAGTGGTATTTTGAAAAGTCGGCGGCGGATGGGTTTGTGGTTTTTGAGGATGTGAGGATGCTGGGGGTTTTTGCGAGGCATTATGCTGCCGGGGGGGACTGGGAGGCGGTGAGGGCGATTTTTGAGAGGAtgaaggttgaggaggacgatcCGGAGGGGATGAAGAATTACAGTCAGGCTTTTGTGCCGGTGCTGAAGGCGTATGCGGATGGGCAcacggtggaggagacggatgggtttttgagggggtatgtggaggggttgggggtgccgCTGAACAATTACATCTTCAGCGTGATGGGGGCGAAGTATgcgaaggggagggatgtgGGCAGGATGGTGGAGTGGTTGGAGTACtgtgctgggttggggtttgaggtGGACGCGGCGTTTAGCAATGTTATTTTGACGGTtctgaggagggagtggaagATGCCGTTTAGGGATTTGAGGACGCTTTATCGGAAGCTGAGGTTGCTGAGTCCGAAGTTTGCGGATAGGTACACCgagacggtgatggtgagggcggcgttgggggatgggagcggggggagggcgacgagggggaggttgttgtctcTACGTGTTGAGCGCAATATTTTGCCGCACAAGGGCAAGTGTGCGGATGCGAGGGAGCTTGCGCTGGTTATGAAGGAGCATCTGACGTACGGCCACCCGAGGGTGGCATTGAGGATGTACAGGGTGTCTCGACACGAGGGGATGGATGTCTCCCATGGGACACTGCGGCTGGCGGTTCAGGCGCAGCTGCAGGCTGAGCCGGATAGCTATCAAGACGCGTACGAACTCGTGCGGGATGCACAAGACAATGGGCTTGAGACGGAGGGAATCATCAATTATATCGTTGGCTGGAAGATTCGCAACCTCTTCACAGACAtgaagagggaaaggaaggcgTGGCACCCAAGTCGCATGCTGATGGTTGTTCAGGATAGCCTCAGAGGCATAGAAGAGCTAGGGATCAACCCCACAGACACGGCACTGCACCAAGCAGCGAGGATATGCCTCACGATGCGGTTCTACTCTGGAGCGATAGTCTACGCTGCTCATGCCGCCAAGGCCAAAGGTGAATCACCGTGCTATAACCTCGCCAACTTTGGCATCATCCTCAGTGCGGCAACCAAACTCCTCGACGTGGCGAGGCTGAAGCTAGCGATTGGGCGGGCACTGAGCAGCAGTTACAAAGAGGACACTGCCTGCCTCAACATGCTCAAGACGGCGTTTACCTACGTCAAGAGGTTCGAGCCGAACCCAGAGTCTACGACAGCAAAGTCGAAACAAGAGCAGGCCTATGAGGTTCTGGAGAAGGCGATCAAAGCCATTGTCGAAGCAAGGGAGATACTGAGGGTGGACGCTGCACGACTGGGAACGGATGCGCTGAGGGTTATGAAGGAGAGCgcgcttgctgctgggtaTCCGCCGGTGGACTTTGACGAGATCCCTTGGTTGAATAGTACctatgggaagggggggaggatagaGAGCGGGGATGGTTCGCATTTGGTGTTGACCCAAGC CGTAAgggttgggaaaggggggagggccGTTGTACAATACATATATACCAAGCATATTGCATTATCGGGAGGTTTTTGGGAACTGGGGGATTCGAAAAAGGGAAACAAATGTAACATGAAAAGTTTGACGAATATGATCATATTTGAATAA